A genomic region of Anas acuta chromosome 1, bAnaAcu1.1, whole genome shotgun sequence contains the following coding sequences:
- the CCDC122 gene encoding coiled-coil domain-containing protein 122: MAKQNYQSLTEVVKQVAEQQHLQSSEIEKNKAVLFQLQAKFQELEKEMNSILLETKTTEREIHLQDDAIEVTKHHCENLEAQVRALYFENMKLRFDAETIQEEYEMIFARNTEYREKIKAHKNLFWEMESKMPVMIELANKKAIVTELKTKKEELMHDLQNPEGSLIKQVQEEITLLKNEITSVKEFINKKTDLLEEEKKMHAKLKKEIEVQNKRYDAILKRLHCQLNKLHSNKRQWHWNIQQMEKKAAELRKCLGVVEL; this comes from the exons ATGGCCAAGCAGAATTATCAGTCACTAACTGAAGTGGTAAAACAagttgcagagcagcagcatttaCAGTCATCAgagatagaaaaaaacaaagcagttctTTTCCAATTACAG GCTAAGTTTCAGGaactagaaaaagaaatgaattctATCCtgttagaaacaaaaacaacagaaagggAAATACATCTGCAAGACGATGCCATAGAAGTGACAAAGCATCACTGCGAAAACCTGGAGGCCCAAGTCAGAGCcctatattttgaaaatatgaagcTGAGGTTTGATGCAGAAACAATACAGGAAGAGTATGAGATGATATTtgcaagaaatactgaatatcgggaaaaaataaaggctcataaaaatctcttttggGAGATGGAAAGTAAAATGCCAGTTATGATTGAGCTTGCTAACAAGAAAGCCATCGTCACAGAGctgaagacaaagaaagaggAGTTAATGCATGATCTCCAGAATCCAGAAGGCTCTCTTATAAAACAAGTGCAG GAAGaaattacacttttaaaaaatgagatcaCATCGGTGAAAGAGTTCATcaataaaaaaacagatttgctggaagaagaaaaaaaaatgcatgctaagcttaaaaaagaaatcgAG GTACAGAATAAGAGATATGATGCTATTCTAAAACGTTTGCATTGCCAACTAAACAAACTCCATTCAAATAAAAGACAATGGCACTGGAACATTCAGCAGATGgagaaaaaggcagcagaacTAAGAAAGTGTCTTGGAGTAGTGGAGTTATAG